The sequence TTCAAGGTTTGAATGGAGTACATTAATCCTCATTTCATTTATTTCACCTTCAAAATCTTCATTCCATCTCAAACTTCATTCCAACTCAAATATTTTTAAAACCCTATTCAACTTATTTAAGTCATGTTTCTCTAAGTCATGTTCAATTTCTCCACATATTACTCAAAAAATTTCTTCAAAATATAGAATTTTAGACATTAAGAGTAACATCGCACTTTAAAGATCATTAAAAAAAGGTTCTGGAGGTTTTGTAGGTTGTCAGGTTACACTGTTGAACTGATAAGTCCTGAAAGAAAGGAAGAACTATTTCTTGAACTTGTGAAGATGGTTAAATTTGAGAGAAAGGCCAACATCCACGGGGCCTGTGTTAAGCTCTTAACAGACAATTCAAGCTTCAAGGAGGAATGGGAAGATAACTTCAAGTTCATGAACGAGGATATAAGGCCCCATACAAAAATTTTTTCAGTAGAAAACGGTGGAAAACTGCAAGTTTTATATGAACCTATTTCAAAGGCTTGCATAATCAAAAACTGTGACTACTACGGTTGGATAAAAAGTATAGCCCTTGCAGCCATATCTGACTTCTTTGAGGACTACCACTCGGTGCACAGAAGATACTCAGTTCACGGCTCTGCAGTTGACTACAAAGGCCATGCAATGGCAATAATAGGTCCACCCGGCACAGGAAAAACCACCATGACCTATGGACTTCTTCAGGACAAGGACTTCAACTACATATCCGATGACTGGTTTTTCACACGACTCTTCGACAATGCAGTGGTTGTTTATTCATCAGAAAAGAACTCATACATAAGGGATGACATCGCAGAGGTGTGGACAGAATTTTCCCGTGAGATAGAAAAGGTTCAACTCGATTCTAAAGGACGTGGTGTTGCAGATGTGAACACCCTATTCAACGGCCGTATAAGGGAAAGTTCCACACTCCAGACAGTGATCCTCCTTGAGAGAAATCCTGAAAACCCTCCATTCAGAAAATTAAGCCCTGAAGAAGCACTGGAATTCATGGTTTCAAATGATTTCTGCAACCCCCATCAGCTCGTCCGTGATGATAGAAAATTCAACCTCAGAAAGAACTTCTTCATGGAGCTCTTCTCAAAACTCCAGGTTTACCTTCTAAACACAGTGGAAACACCAGAAGAAAGTCTTAATAGAATAAAAGATCTTGCAACAAGGTGATAGATATGAGAGCTTTTTTAGCTGTGGATGTAAATAAGGAACTCTTAGAAAAAATAGGTGAAGTTCAGAACAAACTTGCCAAGGCAGAAGCCGCTGTTAAGTTTGTTGAACCAGAAAATCTACATTTCACCTTTAAATTCTTTGGAGATATCTCCAGGGAAAAGGCAGATGAAATAGTAGGAATGATATCTGAGAAAACCAAGAAATACAGTCCATTTGAGGTTTCAATCAAAGGAGTGGGAGTCTTCCCACACCTGGGCTACATAAGAGTTCTCTGGCTTGGTGTCGAGGATTCAGACCAGTTTTCAAAGATGCAGATGGACTTCGATGAGGAGTTCATCAAGATGGGCTTTAAAAAGGAGAGAAGCTACATCCCACACCTCACAATAGGCAGGGTGAAGGGAGCACAGAACAAAGAAGCTCTGGTTTCAATCATAAACGAACTTGAAACTGTTGAAATCGGAAAAACCACCATAAAAAATCTGGTTCTAAAGGAAAGTGAATTAACACCTGCAGGACCAATATACACAGATGTTAAAGAATTCCAATTGTGATCCAGTGTTGTATAGAATTGTAAAATCAAGTTGATAGATCAAGAATAAATTTGATGAAAATGAAATTTTTTTAAAAAAATCCCCAAATCCATGGGTTTTTTCAGTGAATTTTCAGTTAGGTACAGGTGACTAATTTGGCAGATATAAACTTTGAAGCGATTCTGAAGGATATAAAACCCACAGAAACAGAAAAAAAGAGGGTCATGGAACTATCCAATGAACTGATAAAAAATCTCAACGAAACTGCAGCTTCCATAGGTGCAGAGGCAGAGGCAGTACTTGTGGGTTCAGTTGCCAAGTCAACATGGCTTGCAGGCAAGGCAGACATAGACATATTCATGGAGTTCTCCCTTGAAACAGAGGAGAGCTACCTTAAAAGATGCGGACTCAAACTCGGACACAACTGCATAAAAACTATGGGAGGCACAGCAGAAGAACGCTACGCATCACATCCCTATGTCACGGGTAGTATAGAAGGATACGAAGTGGATTTCGTGCCATGTTACTACATAGAAGATGCATCTCAGCTTAAATCTGCAGTGGACAGGACCATACTCCACACACAGTACATCAAAAAACACCTGAAAAGGGACCAGGCAGATGAGGTGTTACTCCTCAAACGATTCATGGAATGTGTTGGTACCTACGGATCCGAGTTCAAGGTTGGGGGATTTTCAGGCTACCTCTGCGAGCTCATGGTACTTGAATACGGAAGCTTCATGGGAGTTCTTGAGGCAGCATCCACGTCATGGAGGTACGGCCAGGTGATCGACCTTGAAAACTACGGCACAGCAGAACTCTTCAAGGATCCAATGGTTGCAGTTGACCCTGTGGACAAAAATAGGAACGTTGCAGCAGCACTGGGCCTGCAGAAGATGTCAGAATTTGTTGTGGCATCCACAAACTTCCTGGAGAACCCTTCAGAGAGTTACTTCTACCCCAAGGATATGGTCTTCGATTCAGGATCAATAAAGGAAGAATTTACAGAGAGAGGCACAAAAACCTTTATTTTAACTTTCCATCCTCCAAATATTCCTGCAGATGCTGTTTATCCCCAGATAAGGAAGACTGAGAAATCCATTGTGAAGGTTGCAGAGAAAAATGGTTTTGAAGTTGCAGGCAGTGACTCCTGGACTGATGAGGGTCATCGGGCCATGATACTGGTTGAATTTGAAACCTGGAAACTACCCCACATGAAGAAACATATGGGTCCTCAGATATGGTTTAAAGAACACCAGGAACGCTTCTTAGAGAAATATTCTGGCAAAGCATGGGTTGAAGGTGATAGGTGGGTGGTTGAGGTTCCAAGAACCTACGAATCTGTTGAATCATTCTTCCAGGGTGTTTTAATACCCAAGAAGATCAACTACCTCAGATTCGGCAAACACATCAAGGCGGAGATACTCAAGGAACACAGTGTTGTTGATATGAAAGATTTCCTGGAATTCACATGGGATGATGAGGTTTTAAGGTTTCTACACCTTTACTTGAATAAGAATGAGCTTCTATGCAGGTGATTTTTTAAAATAGTTTAATTCATTTATTTATTTCATATATCAAGAATTTATTTTTCTTATTTAGTTCTATTTTTTAAATTAGGTCTTATCTTAGTTCTCTTAAAGTTCTGAGATTCCCATAAGTTTATATGGTACTTAAGCGGATCTATTTATATATCTACATATTTCGATGTATTGATACGATGAGAATTACTAAAATAATGACCAGCAACATATCCTGGAGGAAATAATATGGAAAAAAATAAAGTAGCACTGGCAGCATGCAGTGGAATGAGCCCTTACGGCCTTGTAAGTAGAGTAGCATCTACTGATACAGTTTCTGAAACAGATAATACCATATCAATTTGTATGGGAGCAACATCTGCGGACAGAGAAGGATTCAGAAATTTAATAAGAAAATACCCAATTTTAGCAGTAAACGGCTGTGAAAGTAACTGCGTGAATAAAATAATGAAACAAAAAGGTGTTGAAGTAGCAGAAACCATAAATGTGAAAGAAGAACTGGAAAAAACCGAATATACACCTAATGATGTTTCAAGGCTGGATGATGAGGGCGAAATCTGCGTTGAAATAATTAAAGAGAAGATAAATAAAAAATTAGGTGAAGTCCATGACAAAAGATGAGGATAAAGCATTTGAAGCTGAAATCAAAGCTAAATACAGTGGAGGGACCTGCCCCTGTCAAACAGGATTCATTGAAAAAAAGAAATCCTCACTCAGAGAGGTTGTCTGTAAAAAATGCGGAGCTGTGTTTAAAACCAACAGGGACACAGATTATTGTTGGAGATGTGAAAAGAAATAAATTTCCAATTCACATTTTTATTTCCCTATTTTCCAAACTTCTATTTGCAAAGGCAATTGCCTCTTCAAAGGCATCCTTGTGAAATCCTGATGCCATGGTTTTTTTACATTCATCATCAGAAAAAAGTCTTATTTTAGATGATCTACATGGGTAATGCTGCAACTTGAGCCCGGCTTCCACTGGAAGTTCCTCTGTTAATGTTTGGTTCAAATATTTCTCTTTTATGTACTCTGCAACGAAGGCAGTTGAACCGCAAGGTGATGACCTTAAAACTCTCACATCCTTGAGTTTATTCCCGTCCAGTTTTAAGTCAATTTTTGGTTTCCCCACTTTGGATACGAATTCATCGAAGATGGGATTTCCGTTTTCTTCAAGCTCGCACATTATGTAGGGACATGTAACATTTCCGTGGGATTCCAACTGGTTTTTAAATCCATCCCCTTTCCAGGCTGCAACTATCATCCAATCAACTTTACTGTGGAGGTTTTCCACCAGTTCCAGTGTGAGATCTGGATGGGTTGTGTACGTTATTAATATGTTGGCATTTTCAAGAAGTTTTAAATCCCCTTCAGGTACATTTATTTCATCTAAGAACATTGATGATGGTTGTTCAAGTTCTATAAAAGCAGTGTTAAACATTTCATTCATTGTCTCAAAGGCCCTGTCTCCATAAGGACCATCTGTAACTATTACAACTTTTAACATTTCTTTTACACCTCTAAACTCCCTATTAATTTCACATTAGTAACTAATGAAGTATCTATATATTTAAATATATCAGTGAGGATAGTTTGTACCATGAAATCCTGCCAGACGAATGGGAACAAACCCACCTGTGAACAGATCAAAAACCTCAAAAGGATCCTCTCTGAAATACCAGATGATGATGAGATATACAAAAGTTCTGAAGCAATAAAGGCACTTGCAGACCCCACAAGGCTGAAAATAGTTTACCTCCTGAAGTATGGTGAACTTTGTGTCTGTGAAATAATGGAAGCCCTTGAAAAGCCCCAGGCCACTATTTCCCACCATCTGAACATCCTGAAAAATGCAGGATTCCTGAAATGGCGCAAAGAAGGAGTGTGGGTACACTACAGACTTTCCAATGAAAAGATTCCAGACAACATAGATGAACTCATGAAAAACAAATGAAAAGACTTTATAATCATTTAAATGGATATTAAGTTCGCAAAGGCTTTATTTTATCTATTTTATGGTTAAAATGGTGGATTAACAGCAACAGCTGCCTCCACCCAGGCTAAGACCTAATCTGTTTAAAAAGGCCATGTATCCTTTATCTATAAGCTGTGTTTGGCTTATAAATCCGTAAACCTTTATTTTTCCAGAAGAAAGCATATCCATGAATTTTATGGAAGCTGTGTCACCCAATATTTTTTTAATGTCCTTTTCATCAATAAGGAACATTAAATCAGCTACAGGACGTTCTAATTCTTTTAATTCTTTTATAGTCACATTTAAGTTATGATCTGCTTTTTCTAAAAGAATTAATTTTTCCTCATTTTGGATCATGGATATGGCAATAGTAGCTCCATTAACTAAGCCCGCGAACATTTGAGAGTTTTGTTCTGCCCAGTTATTCCATAATTCTGGTTTAAATTTTTTGTTCTGTTTTTCCTTTAATTTAGCATTCATTTTGTCAAATTTATTTTTAACATGAGCATATCCTTTTTGATCAAATGGACAACCTTCTATACAGTAAGTACAACCCTGACTGCAACCTATACATTGTTTTCGTACAAATTGAACTTCTTTACCACCACAACATGTTTCTTTTTCTATTAAAGCTTCATGGGGGCATGCTTTTACACATTTACCACATTTCTCACAGTACTCTGGTATCCATGCATGTTCATTCTCATCTTGCACTGGTAAATTAGCTATACTGACAGTTATGGCTGAAATTTTTAAGCTTGAACCTAATTCCGGTGTTATTAAAAGACCGTTGTTTCCAATAAATCCTAAACCTGCTTTTTGAGCAAGTGGAGAGAGTTTCACTATACTATCATAAGAGTGGGCAATTTCTGTTGCATAACCCTTTTCTCTAAGATAGTCAGAGAGCATATAAGTAAGACGACCTGTTTTTTCATAAGCTAAATCATTTAATCGTTGTGCTTTTTCACCTGGAGGAGTTTCAATAATTCCTTTGTCCATTTCAATGGTCAATACAATCGTATTCGTATACTGCATGAATTTATTTTTAGTTAATAAGTCAGGCGTAAGTTGTGTATACCCTATACTTTTAAAACCTAATGAATATGCATAATTTTCAAATTCTTTAAAGAACTCCTCGTCAGCTATGAACTTAGGCTTATTCGGGTTGT is a genomic window of Methanobacterium congolense containing:
- a CDS encoding phosphoenolpyruvate carboxykinase (ATP): MSGYTVELISPERKEELFLELVKMVKFERKANIHGACVKLLTDNSSFKEEWEDNFKFMNEDIRPHTKIFSVENGGKLQVLYEPISKACIIKNCDYYGWIKSIALAAISDFFEDYHSVHRRYSVHGSAVDYKGHAMAIIGPPGTGKTTMTYGLLQDKDFNYISDDWFFTRLFDNAVVVYSSEKNSYIRDDIAEVWTEFSREIEKVQLDSKGRGVADVNTLFNGRIRESSTLQTVILLERNPENPPFRKLSPEEALEFMVSNDFCNPHQLVRDDRKFNLRKNFFMELFSKLQVYLLNTVETPEESLNRIKDLATR
- the thpR gene encoding RNA 2',3'-cyclic phosphodiesterase; this encodes MRAFLAVDVNKELLEKIGEVQNKLAKAEAAVKFVEPENLHFTFKFFGDISREKADEIVGMISEKTKKYSPFEVSIKGVGVFPHLGYIRVLWLGVEDSDQFSKMQMDFDEEFIKMGFKKERSYIPHLTIGRVKGAQNKEALVSIINELETVEIGKTTIKNLVLKESELTPAGPIYTDVKEFQL
- the cca gene encoding CCA tRNA nucleotidyltransferase translates to MTNLADINFEAILKDIKPTETEKKRVMELSNELIKNLNETAASIGAEAEAVLVGSVAKSTWLAGKADIDIFMEFSLETEESYLKRCGLKLGHNCIKTMGGTAEERYASHPYVTGSIEGYEVDFVPCYYIEDASQLKSAVDRTILHTQYIKKHLKRDQADEVLLLKRFMECVGTYGSEFKVGGFSGYLCELMVLEYGSFMGVLEAASTSWRYGQVIDLENYGTAELFKDPMVAVDPVDKNRNVAAALGLQKMSEFVVASTNFLENPSESYFYPKDMVFDSGSIKEEFTERGTKTFILTFHPPNIPADAVYPQIRKTEKSIVKVAEKNGFEVAGSDSWTDEGHRAMILVEFETWKLPHMKKHMGPQIWFKEHQERFLEKYSGKAWVEGDRWVVEVPRTYESVESFFQGVLIPKKINYLRFGKHIKAEILKEHSVVDMKDFLEFTWDDEVLRFLHLYLNKNELLCR
- a CDS encoding putative zinc-binding protein, whose protein sequence is MEKNKVALAACSGMSPYGLVSRVASTDTVSETDNTISICMGATSADREGFRNLIRKYPILAVNGCESNCVNKIMKQKGVEVAETINVKEELEKTEYTPNDVSRLDDEGEICVEIIKEKINKKLGEVHDKR
- a CDS encoding DUF166 domain-containing protein; the protein is MLKVVIVTDGPYGDRAFETMNEMFNTAFIELEQPSSMFLDEINVPEGDLKLLENANILITYTTHPDLTLELVENLHSKVDWMIVAAWKGDGFKNQLESHGNVTCPYIMCELEENGNPIFDEFVSKVGKPKIDLKLDGNKLKDVRVLRSSPCGSTAFVAEYIKEKYLNQTLTEELPVEAGLKLQHYPCRSSKIRLFSDDECKKTMASGFHKDAFEEAIAFANRSLENREIKM
- a CDS encoding ArsR/SmtB family transcription factor, translated to MKSCQTNGNKPTCEQIKNLKRILSEIPDDDEIYKSSEAIKALADPTRLKIVYLLKYGELCVCEIMEALEKPQATISHHLNILKNAGFLKWRKEGVWVHYRLSNEKIPDNIDELMKNK
- a CDS encoding 4Fe-4S binding protein is translated as MANDKKGSCCGSEDTDLEEDEECGCGCGGFKYPDTSTKNNPNKPKFIADEEFFKEFENYAYSLGFKSIGYTQLTPDLLTKNKFMQYTNTIVLTIEMDKGIIETPPGEKAQRLNDLAYEKTGRLTYMLSDYLREKGYATEIAHSYDSIVKLSPLAQKAGLGFIGNNGLLITPELGSSLKISAITVSIANLPVQDENEHAWIPEYCEKCGKCVKACPHEALIEKETCCGGKEVQFVRKQCIGCSQGCTYCIEGCPFDQKGYAHVKNKFDKMNAKLKEKQNKKFKPELWNNWAEQNSQMFAGLVNGATIAISMIQNEEKLILLEKADHNLNVTIKELKELERPVADLMFLIDEKDIKKILGDTASIKFMDMLSSGKIKVYGFISQTQLIDKGYMAFLNRLGLSLGGGSCCC